The following nucleotide sequence is from Salvia splendens isolate huo1 chromosome 2, SspV2, whole genome shotgun sequence.
TTTTTTATGATTGCTTGTGTTTGTGCGATGATTCGTGGTCGACATCAAATGTTCAAATTGTGATTTGGTTGATGAGGGATGgcaaatcttggactaaggatTTTTCCATATATAAAACTTGCCACTATAAGCGTATATTTGGTTGTCTTTACCCCATTCAAAGTGTTGGAAAACGGTGACTTAATTATGTGGGACCGTACAATTGCGTGTATATTTTGCTACCCCAGCAAGACCAAATATCTCAAAGATtacactaatttttttaatccatGTTTTGATTTCCAAAGCATTACGCTTCTTTATACCCCAAGTTTTCTTCCGCTCAAGACATTGCTCATGCAGGAGGATGTTCActccttttaatttttttgttacaTATTTCgatttgtactttttttattactactagttAAGTTTATTTGCCATTTTAATCATTTGATAAATGTTCTCATTTCAACAAATCTCGACATCTTGTAATGTGTAGATGTTTCTGATTGTTGTTTCAATGTTTGTGTATTCGAACAAGCTTATGTTTCACAAGATTGAATATAATTAGGATTAATCAATTATATGTCCACAAAAGTAAAACCATGAAATACCAAATCATTGGAAAAGATGAAAATTATGAAAAGATGAAAATTGTGAATCATCTAAATGGCCTAGATGGTTTCTCCAAGACAGCAGAAAAGAAGACCTCTCTGTCATCATTCTTATCAAACTTAGGCACCACAATCCACTCATGTCTCTTATACCTCATCATCCCAAACACCCCTAAATACTCATCCAAATCCTCCTTCAAACAAAAGAAGCTATCAATCCACAGCAATCCCCCTGGCCTCAGCACCCTATCCCAATCATACACCACAAACTCCAGCAGCACCAGATCAATCCACCCATCCAGAAACCGAGTGGTGTGGATCAGATCCAGCGTGTTGTCGAAGAACGGCAGCCTCTGATTCACCGTCACGTACAACGGGACCAGCCCCCGCAGCGCGATCATCTCATTGAATGGAGCGCCAAGATTGACCGTAGCAGTCACTATAGTCACATTGTGCTCCCTCATCCGCGCTGCAAACGTCCCCGTCCCCACGCTGAAATCGAGCCCTATCCTTATCTCGCCGCGCTTCAATTCAAGAACATCGGAGATCATGAAATCCGAAGTCAGATTAACGTTAGGATTCTGGTACACTGGGTTGATCCACCTTGGAGATTCATGATCAACCAAATTGAAACACTCTGCACATTTGAAGAACCCCTTTTTTGTGACATTGCTAGCCAAGCATGTGAAGTTCTTGCAGCGGTAACCGCCCCATCGCACGTTCCGGTCGTCCGGAAGCTTCCAGAGGGACTCGTTCATCGGGAGCGGCCGCGTGTAGATCTGAGGAGCACGGGCGTAGCAGCGCCTCCGGGGCAGGGGATCGCAGCCGTGGATCATGAGTTTTTGAGCTAGTTTCCAGTCGTCGTTGCACACGTCGCCTATGTCGTAATCCATGTAGGATTCCAGCTCATCTCTCGCGGCAAAGCACCCGTGGCCGATGCTCGTGAACGTGCCATTGGCTCCCATGAAGTTCTGTTTCCCAAGCCTGTTGGGCTTGACCAGGATGTATTTCCTGATCTCCTCTGTCAGGAAATGGTCAGCAGGCGCGAACTGCGCAGTTCGCGCCTCCTGATCCGGATCCCTATCCAGGGATGGGGAGACAGACAGGGAGTCGCGGACGGACTCAATTAGGCCAAGCACGTCGGCCAAAAGAGGCGCGTGCTTGGAGCGCAGGGGCGTGTCGTGTGGCAGGACGCGCATTTGGTCGAGCTCGTGCCGGAGCTTGTGGATGACTAGGTTGAGAGTCTGCGTGATCTCTTGCTCGTTGACGTGGGACGGGAAGAAGGCGGCGTGGGTGCTGGAGGCGTCGGGGCGGAGGAAGGATTTGAGAGAGTAGGCTTTGGAGAAGGTGGCAATGCAGACTGCGGCGGCGAGGATCGATAAATAGAGGATCAGTTTGTTGATTGATTTGAATAGTTTTGGAGCCATCTTGATTTGTAGTTGTAGGAGAGATTGAGAATCTTGGTAATGTACAATCAAGGATCTAGCAAAGCTACAACTATGATATGATTACtgatgagtccgcgaatttccgatgttagtaaatgcaggaaaatacagatcacgacacagagaattttacgtggttcgatttactgaggtaaatctacatccacggggagaaatgggggcaggtttgtattgcttgatctgagaattacagcttacaacacagacttgctatatgattattttctctctagagagctttacagaagttaacagaagatcccttatctatctgacctaggttctatttatattttgaaccaagatcgtgggatgcagcatttattaggtagtggatgtcgtggagatcgtggcgaccttgcatgagtccactatcctgcctgagttaatgactgcttgacaccactaaatagatcgtgggtgtagtggaggtcgtggaggcctttcatgagtccactaactcctagttcggtcgaatgctgagaccgaactactgaattattgccgagcagcttttgccgatctgagagtagagcttgatgccgacctgagagcagagcttgattagttggcttttaccgagctataggctagggccgaactcttaggttgtgccgaactgaactctttcttgggctttgggctagcCGAGCTGTccctgctattgggcttgtttagttcgtactccatcaattacaatttacaaaacaGGAGACATTCATGAAATTAACACAGCAAAGAGAATCTAGAGTACTTGTTGATATGGTCACTGAAAAGATAGTTAAATTTGTGGAAAGAATCATCAAGTGTTAACTAAGAAATAGATGGGGATCAGAGTATGAATGAAGTAACTTGACATTAAAATTATTAAGTAGTAgcaatattagtagtatttaaaatCTTGGGATTAGACTCGCTACAGTGTAGGAGTTGATACCAAGCATTCCAATGGTAAAGTAGTCTACATTATCCGATCTATACTTCTGCctaaaaaatattgatattttagAATTATCAAACTGTTACTGAATACTATGATGTGTCATTACATATTCGAAAAATCATAGCATTATAACAATAATCGATTTCATTATGTAAATTGAATCCAcaacattattaaaaaaaattactctgtATATACAATAAACCAAATTGTAGactttaaaaaaacaaacaaattgttaaCTTACCATACAACTCTATGATGATAGTAATGTGAATTTACATACACGGTGAATtttaatgtttgtttttataataataataataataataataattattattattattgttgttgttattattattattagtagtagtagtagtattataatGCTAAATTGCATATATGGTGATTTTtaacataaaatagaaaaactaaTACACAATTTGAAATATCAATAatactagtatagtggagtactATCTAAGactagtactccttccgtcccacataatttgggatactttgaccgggcacgagttttaagaaatactccatccgtcccgcactactcgcacatttccttttgggcacggagattaaggaatgagtgatagacaaagtcaacaattacggctgtagatataaattgttactaaaaatggaaagagtgcaaataacttgggacgcccagaaaggaaataagtgcaagtagtgcgggacggagggagtataatgaaaagtgagttgaaaaagttagtgaggcgtgagtcctacttttatatattagttttataattaaatgtgaggaggaatgagttagtggaatgtgggttccactataaaaaatggtaaaagtgaaatgggtcaaattatgtgggacggtccaaaatggaaaactgagtCAAATgatgtgggatggagggagtattaatcaaGTAAAATACTATGCACGTGCTGAGTAGGACAATGCGAGTATGGTCAAAAGTTGCTTTTATATGAAGTTAATTCAAGTTGACCACCCACTTTTTCAGTCTATTAAGTTCACATTAATTGTCATACCCATTTGAATTCTCATTTCTCGTTATTaacaaatactaataaataaaaacataaagattaatctaattaaaataACTTACTTAATCTAGATTAATCTCATTAAAATAACTTACTTAATCTAGATTATTTCGTAAATTAAGTTGTGAAAAATTACGTTTACTTTATATGTTTCTGCTTCACATGCCTCATGCCTCATGCCTCCTTCCccgcagtggcggatccaggacccGAAAATGGCGGGGGCGGAACTTATagttaaatattaaatatttaatttaatattatttttaataataaaataaataaatattatattaatatttaagtagcactagcttcattaataaaatataaacatgcttcagcttgcaaatatgtattattcattttaaaataaaaatatatataaatataaacatgctttagcttgcaaatatgtattattcattttaaaatataaaattattgtaaatatatgtacattttaaatcattgtaaatattatatacaaaagtgatataagtagagcactaaatatttatatttcaaaaatatttaaaatgtttattttgttacatagagaataattaagatgcatggatcaaattataagtactataggataaaaaagactttaaaaaaagattaaaaatgattttaactaaagaataaatataacaacataatatatgcaacttagtaaaagtttagattacataaagtatttaaaggtattattttgataataagaagaaatatgaatggataaaataaaaaatgaaaaaaaatatgtttttgttgaggattgaaCCCTAGACATCTTAGTTAAAAATCCAACAAACAAACCATTGaactactacattttatatgacacttattgaaaataaaaatatttctaccTTCTACGGAGGGGGCGAATATGCTATTTTCGGCTTGATTCAATGAAAAATTTAGGCTCTCCGGACGGTCGGgtaggggcgaccgcccccacctggatccgccactgcttcCCCGTGTCGGCAAAATTCTTCACAATCAACAGACAACAAAGGAAAATGGACGATCCAAAGCAATTATACTGAAACTCATCTATGTAACAACGAGCCTTCAAGATTGATAAACTAGGTTTATCTCTCTCTTATCatgattaaaatttgttttatcTACATATAGTATTAACAAAAAAAGGGGAGTAGTAAAACGTTTTAACAACTCCACTAATATAACAAGGAGTATATTTTCATACTGTATTTTGTAATTGGAGAAcacaaataaaattacaatccaTTAATTCACGACtaacaataaaaattacaaaaaagtaACCCCCAAATATATGAGATTAGAAACCGACCGATTAACGCCAAAATACCCAAATCAACCCCTCCGCCCGTCGGAGTAGAGCGAGAGCGGCACCACCTCCTGCAGCGGCGTCGAGAGCGGCGTCGGGAGCGGCGAACTCCGGCACACCGGGCACGACGCGTTGAGCTTCAGCCACGCATCCACGCACATCACGTGGAAGCAGTGCCTGCAATCCGGCAGCATCCGCAGCATCTCCGATTCCCTGTACTCCGACAAGCAAATCGAGCACACGCCGTCGTCCGCCGCCGCGCCGCTCTTCCTCGTGAAGACGAATCTCGGATACGAGTTAATGACGGCCTGATCGAGGCCGACGACGGCGTTCTGGCCCTCGTTCTCGTCTTCCTCGCCGACGAAGATGATCCTAGGCAGGTAGACGCTGTTATCAGCGGAGCGGCTGCggcggcgggcggcggcggagcgGTAGCAGATGTAGGAGGCGAGGAGGAAGGTGGAGAAGAGGACAAGGAAGCCTAGGGCGAGGGCGATCGCGTAGCCGATGCCGATGGATGTGAGGTTCTGAGAGAAGGAGAGCTTGGCGTTGGCGGCGGCTAGGGGCGGCGGAGGGGCGGTGGACATTGGGAGAGGCGGAGGGTGGAGGAGGAAGCGATGGCCATTTGAATGAAGGGGAAATtgtagagagagggagagagagagggtgggTGAGGGTGCTGAGCTGCACCATTTAATACACAGAGCAACTCACATTTAATTGCGGATGAATGAATTGATGGCGATGCTCttctaacattttttttattaattcatttttaggGTCGTTTATTTAATCAAAAGTAAAGGAATTTGGAAATTTTGGAGCAATTCATTTAATAAGGATTGACAAAAGGTCGTTTGAGATACTgtattcattaaattaaattaaattgccTACCGTTTTAATAATATGAACTATACGACGAATGGAATGCATTAATAATTAGAGATCTATCTTCAAGCTATTAATCTATCAATTCTTAAAAGTTTATTCCCTAAAAAATATAACGACCATATATTTCATCGTGTTGAAGAATCGGGTTCTGGATTGGGATGTGACATGATTCGAAATTTCAAGCTAAAATAGACATTTTGATTGTAAtgtaatatagtactattatagTATATGAAAAGATTAGCAGAACGCCAGTGTGatatttcaacatttaaatttCAGACAGCCTGTTTGTGTGAGCATATACACGATGATATAAGGAAGTCCCTATTGGCTATCTAAATGTGTATTTTCAGTAAATTGTGTGAATTAATCTCATGTCTAATAAAAATTAGAATccgaaacatttttttaatatagtaCTGTATTAATTATGAGGGTACTGCAAATCATTGAAATAGATtcttaataaatttatatattagcAATACTTTCTCCGCAAATCCAATCTCATCAATACTATCTTAACTTTgtcatatataaatttaaacaaataaaacaaatgtATTTTTGTCCTGATTTCATCAAGTCAAAGGCGTCTACATTTATGAATAACTATTCCACTCGATGCTCTTTTTAACTTTTAAATGACTGTTTTTTCGTAAAAACTAATATCGAACAGTCAAATCCTTCAAATCAGTGTATTAAAAGCAATTTTCAATTATTCAtaccaaatttaaattcatttaggtcatgtttggttgacgggaaagtaaagttggcaaggaaaatgattcctggaaAAATGAATTCCGAGAATATGATTTCtagtaactttactttcccgtgtttgtaaaatatcaagatttgaaagtataaactaaaaatatacttatcattttttatttataaaaaataataatacatattatttaataaattattaattacaaatgataataatatattattttatttattattacgatggatagtttaaatatgggttatacatcataatatataataatataataataaaaaagattattattattattattattattattattattatatttacttaatttttaattgaataaattttataatttaaaatttcactacaattttattgttaattactaatttataaattaataattattatattattatataattataattatatttaattatttaataaattgttattattattattatgataataaaaataaaaataaatattaacaatatagttataattatgataatttgaattatagttatttattatcctgaaattaagtatggtttatacttttaaattatttttaaaacattgtaatagatgatgatgatgatgatgatgatgatgatgatgatgatgatgatgatgatgatgatgatgatgatgatgatgaattgtactatattgcattaaatatgtaagaatcctaaaactgagaaaaagaatacctaagaaaagttaggattcagaatcctggaaagttgtactaactttccttgtttcatgattttgattactttcccaatttgattaaaaacggaaacaaacacaggaatttaaaatttaaggaatcagattactttcccagacaaatatttatattaaactcAAACATGGAGCTTTTTTacttacaaaattttaaaaaatatatttaaatttattttagtgtaaACGTTATTTtactcaaaaatcaaaacatgACTTAATTTTAGAGAACCATTGGAACTAACTACCtactccattttcatttttagtgtacCATTGACAATTTTTAAGTTGAAGACTTGGGTCAATATTTAAAAGAGAACAAATTGTGGAATAAATTACGAAGGTTGATTATATTTTGGTCGGTCGCATATTTAAAAAGAGTAAACTATTTTAATAATCTCtgattttatcgaaaaatgCATTAATAGTCCACGAAATTTTTTTATAGCTTTTTTATACTATAAGTCTAAAATAACCTTAGACACCACTACTATGAATATTTAACATTTAAGGGTATTTTAGACCTTTCTACTCTACAATCATTACTTGATATCACCTCTATCTCTCTCATGTTCATCTTCCTTACCATAAAGAAAGCTAATTGACATCAATGTCTATCttgatttttaattcttttttcattttaccTGAACTAATTATGATTTATTAACAGGACTAAGCTCATCAAGTTTTACGAACAATGCCGACAACTCGCTTTCTCAAGTTAA
It contains:
- the LOC121779092 gene encoding probable methyltransferase At1g29790, producing the protein MAPKLFKSINKLILYLSILAAAVCIATFSKAYSLKSFLRPDASSTHAAFFPSHVNEQEITQTLNLVIHKLRHELDQMRVLPHDTPLRSKHAPLLADVLGLIESVRDSLSVSPSLDRDPDQEARTAQFAPADHFLTEEIRKYILVKPNRLGKQNFMGANGTFTSIGHGCFAARDELESYMDYDIGDVCNDDWKLAQKLMIHGCDPLPRRRCYARAPQIYTRPLPMNESLWKLPDDRNVRWGGYRCKNFTCLASNVTKKGFFKCAECFNLVDHESPRWINPVYQNPNVNLTSDFMISDVLELKRGEIRIGLDFSVGTGTFAARMREHNVTIVTATVNLGAPFNEMIALRGLVPLYVTVNQRLPFFDNTLDLIHTTRFLDGWIDLVLLEFVVYDWDRVLRPGGLLWIDSFFCLKEDLDEYLGVFGMMRYKRHEWIVVPKFDKNDDREVFFSAVLEKPSRPFR
- the LOC121765478 gene encoding RING-H2 finger protein ATL67-like is translated as MSTAPPPPLAAANAKLSFSQNLTSIGIGYAIALALGFLVLFSTFLLASYICYRSAAARRRSRSADNSVYLPRIIFVGEEDENEGQNAVVGLDQAVINSYPRFVFTRKSGAAADDGVCSICLSEYRESEMLRMLPDCRHCFHVMCVDAWLKLNASCPVCRSSPLPTPLSTPLQEVVPLSLYSDGRRG